One Luteibacter aegosomaticola genomic window carries:
- a CDS encoding sugar ABC transporter substrate-binding protein, whose protein sequence is MRFKPFQAALAAALALGLGLAAPASQAAPGDRYVLVTHAADSDSWWNTIKNSIKQAGEDFGVAVDYRGSGNGDLAEMARQLESAAARNYKGVAFDIANFDQLKGPAAKVSAKGIPIVTINSGTPDESKKIGAIMHVGQGEYDAGKAAGDRAKAAGIKSFVCVNHYATNNASFERCQGFADAIGVKDWRQTSMIDTGMDPTVVSSKLTAYLRAHPKTQAILALGPNAAEPAIKVVEDLHLKGAINFGTFDLSPAIIEGIKSGTIQYAIDQQPYLQGYMGIAALVIAHDQNTKDPAKIIAALKANPKFQARLKEYDLKPIYTANGVSSGPAFVTKDNVATVEKYAGQYR, encoded by the coding sequence ATGCGATTCAAACCGTTCCAAGCCGCGCTGGCCGCCGCACTCGCCCTTGGCCTTGGGCTTGCCGCCCCCGCCTCCCAGGCGGCCCCCGGCGACCGATATGTCCTCGTCACCCACGCCGCCGATTCGGACTCGTGGTGGAACACCATCAAGAACTCGATCAAGCAGGCCGGTGAAGACTTTGGCGTTGCCGTCGATTACCGGGGCTCCGGCAATGGCGACCTGGCCGAGATGGCCCGCCAGCTCGAATCCGCCGCGGCCCGCAACTACAAGGGCGTGGCCTTCGATATCGCCAACTTCGACCAGTTGAAGGGGCCGGCTGCCAAGGTCTCGGCCAAGGGCATCCCCATCGTCACGATCAACTCCGGTACGCCGGATGAGAGCAAGAAAATCGGCGCGATCATGCATGTCGGCCAGGGTGAGTACGACGCGGGCAAAGCCGCCGGCGATCGTGCCAAGGCCGCCGGGATCAAGAGCTTCGTGTGCGTGAACCACTACGCCACCAACAACGCCTCGTTCGAGCGCTGCCAGGGCTTTGCCGATGCCATCGGCGTGAAGGACTGGCGCCAGACCTCGATGATCGATACCGGCATGGACCCGACCGTGGTCTCGTCCAAGCTCACCGCTTACCTGCGCGCTCACCCGAAGACCCAGGCCATCCTGGCACTCGGTCCGAACGCTGCCGAACCGGCCATCAAGGTGGTGGAAGACCTGCACCTGAAGGGCGCCATCAACTTCGGCACCTTCGATCTTTCGCCCGCGATCATCGAAGGCATCAAGTCCGGGACCATCCAGTACGCGATCGATCAGCAGCCGTACCTGCAGGGCTACATGGGTATCGCCGCGCTGGTGATCGCGCATGACCAGAACACCAAGGACCCGGCCAAGATCATTGCCGCGCTCAAGGCCAACCCGAAGTTCCAGGCGCGCCTGAAGGAATACGACCTCAAGCCCATCTACACCGCCAACGGCGTGAGCTCGGGCCCGGCCTTCGTCACGAAGGACAACGTCGCCACCGTCGAGAAGTACGCCGGCCAGTATCGCTGA
- a CDS encoding MurR/RpiR family transcriptional regulator, protein MAKRSEADALMTRIAEEFEALPRQLQGVARYLEEHRSSIMVQRVGEIAEGAGVHASAVVRFAQRFGYSGFSEMQAVFRDAFTAQAAPSRSYQQRIRTVIENRSGGVPAAEIASRFIDASRMGLDELAAEIDEARFQTAVDTLAAAENIYVIGVRRSFAIATYIAYALQHTQKRVHLVSGLGGMFREQLRSIGKGDALIAISFPPFGKETLYAMRVAQQHHAKVLAITESDLGPLARHSDVLLKVKEGSAFAFRGLTSTMCLCQALFVALAYKLELTVEETLPRGEYDD, encoded by the coding sequence ATGGCTAAACGCAGCGAAGCCGATGCCCTGATGACCCGCATCGCCGAGGAATTCGAGGCCCTCCCACGCCAGTTGCAGGGGGTGGCCCGGTACCTTGAGGAACATCGCAGTTCGATCATGGTCCAGCGCGTCGGTGAGATTGCCGAAGGCGCGGGCGTGCATGCGTCGGCGGTGGTCCGGTTCGCCCAGCGCTTTGGCTATTCCGGCTTCAGCGAAATGCAGGCCGTGTTCCGCGATGCGTTCACCGCGCAGGCGGCCCCGTCGCGCAGCTACCAGCAGCGCATCCGTACCGTCATCGAAAACCGCTCCGGTGGCGTGCCTGCCGCGGAGATCGCCTCGCGCTTTATCGACGCCAGTCGCATGGGTCTCGACGAACTCGCCGCGGAGATCGATGAGGCACGCTTCCAGACCGCGGTGGACACGCTCGCCGCGGCGGAAAACATCTACGTGATCGGCGTGCGCCGCTCATTCGCCATCGCCACGTATATCGCCTATGCGCTGCAGCACACGCAGAAGCGCGTGCATCTTGTGAGTGGGCTCGGCGGCATGTTCCGCGAGCAGCTGCGCAGCATCGGCAAGGGCGATGCACTCATCGCCATCAGCTTCCCGCCGTTCGGCAAGGAAACCCTCTACGCCATGCGCGTCGCGCAGCAACACCACGCGAAGGTGCTGGCCATTACCGAAAGCGACCTGGGCCCCCTGGCCCGGCATTCCGATGTGCTGTTGAAGGTGAAGGAGGGCAGCGCGTTCGCCTTCCGTGGCCTCACCAGCACGATGTGCCTATGCCAGGCGCTATTCGTCGCGCTCGCCTACAAGCTCGAACTAACCGTCGAAGAAACGCTTCCCCGAGGAGAATACGATGATTGA
- the iolG gene encoding inositol 2-dehydrogenase, with protein MIEVAVFGAGRIGKIHAGNVARHPEARLRYVVDVHEPSAKELAAKHGAKVASVEEALNDPAVGAVVIGSSTDTHADLIHRAAAAGKAIFCEKPVDLDVERARSCHAAVEKAGVVCMIAFQRRFDPTFSSLKKRLDAGEVGTPEVLIVTSRDPGAPPVNYIKSSGGVFKDMLIHDFDIFRWILGEEAVSVHAAGSCLTDPAIEGAGDIDTTAVTIRTKSGKLCQINTSRRAAYGYDQRFEVLGSKGMLQAGNVTPTQVVSHTAANIAHDLPEHFFLERYREAYAAEIAHFFDALAAGTPVRTTIADGIKALELAEAAARSWREGQAVAVNI; from the coding sequence ATGATTGAAGTCGCGGTCTTTGGTGCCGGTCGCATCGGCAAGATCCACGCAGGCAATGTGGCGCGCCACCCGGAAGCGCGCTTGCGCTACGTGGTGGATGTGCATGAACCCTCGGCAAAGGAACTGGCAGCGAAGCACGGCGCGAAGGTGGCCAGTGTCGAGGAGGCGTTGAACGATCCGGCGGTGGGTGCCGTCGTGATCGGTTCGAGCACCGATACCCACGCCGATCTGATCCACCGCGCTGCGGCGGCGGGCAAGGCGATCTTCTGCGAGAAGCCGGTGGATCTGGACGTGGAGCGTGCGCGCTCCTGCCATGCCGCGGTCGAGAAGGCGGGCGTGGTCTGCATGATCGCGTTCCAGCGCCGCTTTGATCCGACGTTCTCGTCGCTGAAGAAGCGCCTTGATGCGGGCGAAGTTGGTACACCCGAAGTGCTGATCGTGACCAGCCGCGATCCGGGCGCGCCGCCGGTGAACTACATCAAGAGCTCGGGCGGCGTGTTCAAGGACATGCTGATCCACGATTTCGATATCTTCCGCTGGATCCTCGGCGAGGAGGCGGTGAGCGTGCATGCTGCCGGTAGCTGTCTCACCGACCCAGCCATCGAAGGCGCGGGCGATATCGATACCACGGCCGTCACGATCCGGACGAAGAGCGGCAAGCTCTGCCAGATCAATACCTCGCGCCGCGCGGCCTATGGTTACGACCAGCGCTTCGAAGTGCTCGGTAGCAAGGGCATGTTGCAGGCGGGCAATGTCACGCCGACGCAGGTGGTTTCGCATACCGCGGCCAATATCGCGCACGACCTGCCGGAGCATTTCTTCCTCGAGCGTTACCGCGAGGCGTACGCTGCGGAGATCGCGCACTTCTTCGATGCACTTGCCGCTGGTACGCCGGTGCGCACGACCATTGCCGACGGCATCAAGGCGCTGGAACTGGCCGAGGCTGCCGCGCGGTCGTGGCGCGAAGGCCAGGCCGTGGCCGTGAACATCTGA
- a CDS encoding Gfo/Idh/MocA family oxidoreductase, giving the protein MSKLRIGLAGLGRLGQRYAENLARAVPRAELVAVCSPVESERAWARESLGITTVYDTYEQMLAAPDIDAVVLVTPTSLHAAQIEQALDAGKHVFCEKPLSLELEDCRRAAAHAAKSSKRAMVGFVRRFDESYRHAFMHIEAGGIGRPFLVYSQTTDLADPTGAFLKFAPTSGGIFLDCSVHDVDLARWLLGRPKAKKVYATGTVAMYPPLEAIKDVDNGIAIVEFEGGQMAMFYASRTQAHGHDTHTDVTGTGGKVSVGRNPRADRVEISDAAGVRNAVVPSFYERFAPAFVTQAKHFVDAVLDDTPFDLTMDDAVEATRIAVALRESQQSGQPVFLG; this is encoded by the coding sequence ATGAGCAAGCTACGTATCGGGCTGGCCGGCCTCGGCCGGCTGGGCCAGCGCTACGCGGAAAACCTCGCCCGTGCGGTACCCCGTGCGGAGCTGGTGGCAGTGTGCAGCCCCGTGGAAAGCGAGCGTGCCTGGGCGCGTGAATCCCTGGGCATCACCACGGTTTACGACACCTATGAGCAGATGCTGGCGGCGCCGGATATCGATGCGGTGGTGCTGGTGACGCCAACGTCCCTGCATGCCGCGCAGATCGAGCAGGCGCTGGATGCCGGCAAGCACGTGTTCTGCGAGAAGCCGCTGTCGCTGGAGCTGGAGGACTGCCGCCGCGCCGCTGCGCATGCGGCAAAGTCGTCCAAACGCGCGATGGTTGGCTTCGTTCGCCGCTTTGACGAAAGCTACCGGCATGCATTCATGCACATCGAGGCCGGCGGTATCGGACGGCCGTTCCTGGTGTATTCGCAGACGACGGATCTGGCGGACCCGACGGGTGCGTTCCTGAAGTTCGCCCCCACCAGCGGCGGCATCTTCCTCGACTGCAGCGTGCACGATGTGGATCTCGCCCGTTGGTTACTGGGCCGGCCGAAGGCGAAGAAGGTGTATGCCACCGGCACGGTCGCCATGTATCCGCCGTTGGAAGCGATCAAGGACGTGGATAACGGCATCGCCATCGTTGAATTCGAAGGTGGCCAGATGGCGATGTTCTACGCCTCGCGCACGCAGGCTCATGGGCACGATACGCATACCGATGTGACCGGCACGGGCGGCAAGGTGAGCGTCGGCCGCAATCCGCGCGCCGATCGCGTGGAGATCTCGGACGCCGCGGGCGTGCGCAATGCCGTGGTGCCGTCGTTCTACGAGCGCTTCGCTCCGGCCTTCGTGACCCAGGCAAAGCACTTCGTGGATGCCGTGCTCGACGACACGCCGTTCGACCTGACCATGGACGATGCGGTGGAAGCCACGCGCATCGCGGTAGCCCTCCGCGAATCCCAGCAATCCGGCCAGCCCGTGTTCCTGGGCTAA
- a CDS encoding MFS transporter — protein sequence MSLPSLVPHRGRRFAVTARILSAVVFSFVCYLSIGIPLAVLPGFVHNDLGYTTVLAGLAVSAQYLATLLSRPHAGRMADAMGPKRTVIAGLIVLALSGLFLALGALVPHMPALSLALILMSRLGLGFAESWVSTGSITWGIGGIGGEHTARVISWNGIATYGGIALGAPLGVALSQHFGLISLGVVGFVLGAVALPLAMMKARVAPSHGERLPFKSVLSRVSSYGIGLALGSIGFGSLSTFVALYYASRGWQDAALSLSLFGGCFIGIRLVFGNAIDKFGGYRVAIVSLVVEAMGLLLLWFGTTPEASLAGAALTGSGFALVFPALGVEAVSRVSNHNRGAALGAYSVFLDVALGLTGPVGGWIAGHYDYPAIFLAASGASMAAAVLSFVLYARHGRIPRTERADARA from the coding sequence ATGTCCTTGCCATCCCTTGTCCCCCATCGTGGGCGGCGCTTCGCCGTCACCGCCCGGATCCTTTCCGCGGTCGTCTTTTCGTTCGTTTGCTACCTCAGCATCGGCATACCGCTCGCGGTGTTGCCGGGCTTCGTGCACAACGACCTGGGCTACACCACCGTCCTCGCGGGCCTTGCGGTCAGCGCGCAGTATCTTGCGACGCTGCTGAGCCGGCCGCATGCGGGGCGCATGGCCGATGCCATGGGCCCGAAGCGCACCGTGATCGCCGGCTTGATCGTGCTGGCGCTATCGGGCCTGTTCCTGGCGCTCGGCGCACTGGTGCCACATATGCCGGCGCTCTCGCTGGCGCTGATCCTGATGAGCCGCCTTGGCCTCGGCTTTGCCGAGAGCTGGGTCAGCACGGGTTCGATCACCTGGGGTATCGGCGGGATCGGCGGGGAGCACACCGCGCGGGTCATTTCCTGGAACGGTATCGCGACCTACGGCGGCATCGCGCTCGGGGCGCCGCTCGGCGTTGCCCTGTCGCAGCACTTTGGCCTGATTTCACTGGGCGTGGTCGGCTTTGTCCTGGGCGCCGTGGCGCTGCCGCTGGCCATGATGAAGGCCCGCGTGGCACCGAGCCATGGCGAACGCCTGCCTTTCAAGAGCGTGCTGTCGCGGGTGTCGTCGTACGGCATCGGGCTGGCGCTGGGCTCAATCGGCTTCGGTTCCCTTTCCACCTTCGTCGCCCTCTACTACGCAAGCCGCGGCTGGCAGGACGCCGCGCTTTCGCTATCGCTGTTCGGCGGCTGCTTCATCGGTATCCGCCTGGTCTTCGGCAATGCCATCGACAAGTTCGGTGGCTACCGCGTGGCCATCGTGTCGCTGGTGGTCGAGGCCATGGGCCTGCTGTTGCTCTGGTTTGGCACCACGCCGGAAGCCTCGCTGGCGGGCGCGGCATTGACGGGCTCGGGCTTCGCCCTGGTGTTTCCCGCGCTGGGCGTCGAAGCGGTCAGCCGCGTCAGCAACCATAACCGCGGTGCGGCGCTGGGCGCGTACTCGGTCTTCCTCGATGTCGCGCTTGGCCTCACCGGCCCGGTCGGTGGCTGGATCGCGGGACATTACGACTACCCGGCTATCTTCCTTGCGGCTAGCGGCGCATCCATGGCGGCCGCCGTACTTTCCTTCGTGCTGTATGCGCGCCATGGCCGCATTCCCCGCACCGAACGAGCCGACGCACGGGCATAA
- a CDS encoding prolyl oligopeptidase family serine peptidase, translated as MLRTLAFVTAAMLAGTASAAPAQFAERTVDLHGKTYRYQVFIPADIKPHPAVVLFLHGSGERGSDNQKQLSQGLPPWLKEHMDFPAVVVIPQAPDDTEWTDPDDANMALAALEKSVKEFHGDRKRLYLTGLSMGGYGSWQLAVDFPDKFAAAAIICGGITQLPDPEGRRLFLQGVPAGKDPFAWAAEKIGKTPVWIFHGGDDNVVPTEQSRKMNAALVKRGAEVKYTEFPGVNHGSWMKAYATPDLWEWMFQHHR; from the coding sequence ATGCTCCGTACCCTCGCTTTCGTTACCGCCGCCATGCTGGCGGGCACGGCCAGTGCCGCGCCGGCGCAGTTCGCCGAACGCACCGTCGACCTGCACGGCAAGACCTACCGCTACCAGGTGTTCATCCCGGCGGATATCAAGCCGCACCCCGCCGTCGTGCTGTTCCTGCATGGCAGCGGCGAGCGCGGTAGCGATAACCAGAAGCAGCTAAGCCAGGGCCTGCCGCCGTGGCTGAAGGAGCACATGGATTTCCCGGCCGTCGTCGTGATCCCGCAGGCACCGGATGACACCGAGTGGACGGACCCGGATGACGCGAACATGGCCCTGGCCGCGCTGGAAAAGAGCGTGAAAGAGTTCCATGGCGACCGCAAGCGCCTGTACCTCACCGGCCTGTCCATGGGCGGTTATGGTTCGTGGCAGCTGGCCGTCGACTTCCCCGACAAGTTCGCCGCGGCCGCGATCATCTGTGGCGGCATTACCCAGTTACCGGATCCGGAAGGCCGCCGGCTGTTCCTGCAGGGTGTCCCCGCCGGCAAGGATCCGTTCGCGTGGGCGGCAGAGAAGATCGGCAAGACGCCGGTGTGGATCTTCCACGGCGGTGACGACAACGTGGTGCCCACCGAGCAATCGCGGAAAATGAACGCGGCGCTGGTGAAGCGCGGCGCCGAGGTGAAGTACACCGAATTCCCGGGCGTGAACCACGGATCGTGGATGAAGGCCTACGCCACGCCCGACCTGTGGGAGTGGATGTTCCAACACCACCGCTGA
- the cls gene encoding cardiolipin synthase: protein MITTFIAIAALALHAAGVMAAMHAVMNTRTAQGAFAWVLGLVLVPYVTLVPYLFLGASRFGGYVDLHRQRQARFFTLHAEAEHAARPGVTPHPQPVHDPRYAPIGHMLKTAMHAGNNLSLHIDGEAAFEAMFAAMSRAEHYVLVQFFIIHDDGLGRRLRDALLECAQRGVHVCLLYDSIGSHALPDAYVDTLRNGGVWVRRFATRRFRNRLQLNFRNHRKVVVVDGVRGFVGGLNAGDEYLGLKPPLAPWRDTHMQIEGPAVADLQRVFGEDWYWVTGERPPSLPPPERCGRASTMIVATGPADRQESCSLFFTQAIHAAQKRVWITSPYFVPDQAVFGALRLAVFRGVDVRILIPSRPDHRTVYMASTLYAHDATIAGIRMFRYLPGFIHQKVMLIDHDTAVVGSMNLDNRSFRLNFEISALNIDPLFAAEVETMLKDDFAQADEVNPNDYRRLPYLKRVALHVARLFDPVL, encoded by the coding sequence ATGATCACCACCTTCATCGCGATCGCGGCGTTGGCCTTGCACGCCGCGGGCGTCATGGCGGCCATGCATGCGGTGATGAATACCCGCACAGCCCAGGGGGCTTTCGCGTGGGTGCTGGGGCTCGTGCTCGTACCCTACGTCACCCTCGTGCCCTACCTGTTCCTGGGCGCCAGCCGCTTTGGCGGCTACGTGGATCTCCACCGCCAGCGCCAGGCCCGGTTCTTCACGCTGCATGCCGAGGCTGAACACGCCGCGCGTCCGGGCGTGACGCCCCACCCCCAGCCTGTCCATGATCCGCGTTACGCCCCCATCGGCCACATGCTGAAAACGGCCATGCACGCTGGCAACAACCTCTCGCTGCATATCGACGGGGAAGCGGCGTTCGAAGCGATGTTCGCGGCGATGTCGCGCGCCGAACACTACGTGCTGGTGCAGTTCTTCATCATCCACGACGATGGCCTGGGCCGCCGCCTTCGCGATGCCCTGCTCGAATGTGCCCAACGTGGCGTGCACGTTTGCCTGCTGTACGACAGCATCGGCAGCCACGCGCTGCCGGATGCGTACGTCGACACCCTGCGCAACGGCGGCGTCTGGGTTCGCCGCTTCGCGACACGGCGCTTCCGCAATCGCCTGCAGCTCAATTTTCGCAACCATCGCAAGGTAGTCGTGGTCGATGGCGTGCGTGGTTTCGTCGGTGGCCTTAATGCGGGTGATGAATATCTCGGCCTGAAGCCACCGCTCGCGCCGTGGCGCGATACGCACATGCAGATCGAGGGACCGGCCGTCGCGGATCTGCAACGCGTGTTCGGCGAAGACTGGTACTGGGTAACCGGCGAACGCCCGCCCTCGCTGCCGCCGCCGGAACGTTGCGGCCGCGCCAGCACCATGATCGTTGCAACCGGCCCGGCCGATCGCCAGGAAAGCTGCTCGTTGTTCTTCACCCAGGCCATCCACGCCGCGCAGAAAAGGGTTTGGATCACCAGTCCCTACTTCGTGCCCGACCAGGCCGTGTTCGGCGCGTTGCGCCTGGCGGTCTTCCGCGGCGTGGACGTGCGCATCCTGATTCCTTCGCGCCCCGACCACCGCACGGTGTACATGGCCTCCACGCTGTATGCGCACGACGCCACCATCGCTGGCATCCGCATGTTCCGCTACCTGCCGGGCTTCATTCACCAGAAGGTGATGCTGATCGACCACGACACGGCCGTGGTGGGCAGCATGAACCTCGACAACCGCAGCTTCCGCCTGAATTTCGAAATCTCCGCACTCAACATCGACCCGCTGTTCGCCGCCGAGGTGGAAACGATGCTGAAGGACGACTTCGCCCAGGCCGATGAAGTGAACCCCAACGACTACCGCCGCCTGCCCTACCTGAAACGCGTCGCGCTCCATGTCGCCCGCCTCTTCGACCCCGTGCTCTGA